The following are encoded in a window of Thermoanaerobacter ethanolicus JW 200 genomic DNA:
- a CDS encoding IS200/IS605 family accessory protein TnpB-related protein, producing MIVIQAKLIFLNQQDKQIVLDLMRRWSSCMRFAYKRLLEGYDRKTLKRELQGIFNLNSRYVDDAIMKARSTLESSKELGNNPKKVIFGGKDLFKKLQKRHINGKEYQKLKTKWQERRKGNLYSRGDKSKKGNLNTRIEVKENGTFLRINVGERKYVYAKIQAGYKKNKRREELLQEIVESNIPYSVELKLKNGNIYAYFAIEEEYPEIKITKEKGVIGIDVNAYPDNISWAETDEKGNLISYRNMPMTELASGSKDKREYFRWQYAHEIVKIAKEKGKAIVIEGLDIKNKGKRGDFSGRKSRRIRHNFSYKSLLSKIKALAKREGIEVIEVNPSYTSIIGMLKYAPQYMITKDIAAAYVIARRGLSKEEKIPGNYIKFLNALTLDELEELKEHVKKTVKNIHLKKKHLKEINKAIKLIQSLESEPGRVLRPLDGTSFGTYDFWRVLKAAVVTPLSPEKVPRDFSALRELLIQGKWGDP from the coding sequence ATGATAGTAATACAGGCTAAACTCATTTTTCTAAACCAACAGGACAAACAAATAGTATTAGACTTAATGAGAAGATGGTCTTCTTGTATGAGATTTGCATACAAAAGGCTTCTAGAAGGTTATGATAGAAAAACATTAAAAAGAGAGCTTCAAGGGATTTTTAACTTAAACTCAAGATACGTAGATGATGCAATAATGAAAGCAAGAAGCACATTAGAATCCTCTAAAGAATTAGGGAATAATCCAAAGAAAGTAATTTTTGGAGGGAAAGATTTATTTAAAAAACTTCAAAAGCGCCATATAAATGGGAAAGAATATCAAAAACTAAAAACAAAGTGGCAAGAAAGAAGAAAAGGAAACCTTTATTCAAGAGGAGATAAAAGCAAAAAAGGAAATCTCAACACAAGAATAGAAGTAAAAGAAAATGGCACTTTCTTAAGGATAAATGTAGGAGAAAGAAAATATGTATATGCGAAAATACAAGCAGGCTACAAAAAGAATAAGAGAAGAGAAGAACTCCTACAGGAAATCGTCGAATCAAACATACCTTACTCTGTAGAATTAAAACTTAAAAACGGCAATATATACGCCTATTTTGCTATTGAAGAAGAATATCCAGAAATAAAAATAACAAAAGAAAAAGGAGTCATAGGAATAGATGTAAATGCATATCCGGACAACATATCATGGGCAGAAACAGATGAAAAAGGGAATCTAATAAGCTATAGGAATATGCCAATGACAGAGCTTGCAAGTGGCAGTAAAGACAAAAGAGAATATTTCAGATGGCAGTATGCTCATGAGATAGTAAAAATAGCAAAAGAAAAAGGAAAAGCAATTGTAATTGAGGGATTAGACATAAAAAACAAAGGTAAAAGAGGAGACTTTTCAGGGAGAAAATCAAGAAGAATAAGACATAACTTTAGCTATAAATCACTTCTTTCAAAAATAAAAGCACTAGCAAAAAGAGAAGGGATAGAAGTAATAGAAGTCAATCCTTCTTACACCTCAATAATAGGGATGTTAAAATATGCACCGCAGTATATGATAACAAAAGATATAGCAGCAGCCTATGTAATAGCAAGAAGAGGATTGAGTAAAGAAGAAAAAATACCAGGCAATTATATAAAGTTTCTCAATGCATTGACTCTAGATGAACTGGAAGAATTAAAAGAACATGTAAAGAAAACAGTCAAAAACATACATTTAAAGAAAAAACATTTAAAAGAGATAAACAAAGCAATAAAACTCATACAAAGCCTTGAGAGTGAGCCAGGAAGGGTGCTAAGACCTCTGGATGGAACAAGTTTTGGTACCTATGATTTCTGGCGAGTTCTCAAGGCAGCGGTGGTGACTCCACTCTCTCCTGAGAAAGTACCAAGAGACTTCTCTGCCCTGAGGGAATTATTAATCCAGGGCAAGTGGGGAGACCCGTAA
- a CDS encoding IS607 family transposase → MSRITLINWEKEGLITPVRTAKGRRRYKKEDIEKLLGMLEEKPKPKVVLYARVSTKKQEEYLKNQIRRLEEYANSQGWQYEVISEIASGVNENRRGLLKLLNKIKRGEVEKVVIEYPDRLTRFGFEYLKFFMESFGVELIVLNGKENEEDINKELAEDLIAIVTSFAARIYGQRDGKRHDSNTG, encoded by the coding sequence ATAAGCAGAATTACATTAATAAACTGGGAAAAGGAAGGATTAATAACCCCAGTTAGAACAGCAAAAGGAAGAAGAAGGTACAAAAAAGAAGATATAGAGAAGTTATTAGGCATGCTGGAAGAAAAACCAAAACCTAAAGTAGTTTTGTATGCAAGAGTGTCCACAAAGAAACAAGAAGAATATCTTAAGAATCAAATTAGAAGGCTTGAAGAATACGCTAATTCCCAAGGATGGCAGTATGAAGTCATATCCGAAATAGCAAGTGGAGTAAATGAAAATAGAAGAGGCTTATTAAAGCTTTTGAACAAGATAAAAAGAGGAGAAGTTGAAAAAGTTGTAATAGAATATCCTGATAGACTAACGAGATTTGGCTTTGAATATCTCAAATTTTTCATGGAAAGCTTTGGGGTGGAGCTTATAGTTTTAAATGGGAAAGAAAACGAAGAAGATATAAATAAAGAGCTAGCAGAGGACTTAATAGCAATAGTAACATCTTTTGCAGCAAGAATTTACGGACAAAGGGATGGCAAAAGACATGATAGTAATACAGGCTAA